In Thiohalophilus sp., a genomic segment contains:
- a CDS encoding rhodanese-like domain-containing protein, which yields MTDLTVEELTPQQAWQLLQDEPRALLVDVRSHMEFLFIGHPAGAINVPWIDEPDWNINPDFIRELRQLMLGGLPHLDSGSQAVPVVLICRSGRRSREAGELLLREGFVQVYNVSDGFEGELDEQHHRSTLGGWRYAGLPWEQC from the coding sequence ATGACCGATTTGACTGTTGAAGAACTGACTCCGCAGCAAGCCTGGCAATTGTTGCAGGATGAACCCAGGGCGCTGCTGGTGGATGTCCGTTCCCATATGGAGTTTCTGTTTATTGGACACCCGGCGGGGGCGATTAATGTGCCCTGGATCGATGAACCGGACTGGAATATCAATCCCGATTTTATTCGTGAGTTGCGTCAATTGATGCTGGGCGGCTTGCCGCATTTGGATTCGGGTAGCCAGGCCGTGCCGGTCGTGCTGATCTGTCGCAGCGGGCGGCGCTCGCGCGAGGCCGGGGAGTTGCTTTTGCGTGAAGGGTTTGTGCAGGTCTATAACGTCAGTGACGGGTTTGAAGGCGAACTGGATGAACAACATCATCGCAGTACCCTGGGTGGCTGGCGTTATGCCGGTCTGCCCTGGGAGCAATGCTGA
- a CDS encoding 2OG-Fe(II) oxygenase: protein MNLQYLSNFVSTESRIAEQLNSHGYAVTDHYLSPRAINKLHAEMREAWQGGCFRHAGVGRGENWELQPAIRNDKVLWLERATCSPSQAIYLSALEKLRLRLNRDLLLGLFNFEGHMAIYPPGTRYRRHKDQFRGMGTRRVSCILYLNPDWRISDGGALRLYLDNDSPDNYRDIYPYAGRLVSFLSERFYHEVLPASRERYSITGWYRQRDDMLAG, encoded by the coding sequence ATGAATCTTCAGTATTTATCCAACTTTGTCTCCACCGAATCGCGGATTGCCGAGCAGCTGAACAGTCATGGCTATGCGGTCACGGATCATTATCTATCGCCACGGGCGATCAATAAACTGCATGCTGAAATGAGAGAAGCCTGGCAAGGAGGCTGTTTTCGTCATGCCGGCGTGGGCCGGGGGGAGAACTGGGAACTGCAACCGGCGATTCGCAACGACAAGGTGCTATGGCTCGAACGGGCGACCTGTTCCCCTTCACAGGCGATCTATCTGTCGGCCCTGGAGAAGTTGCGCCTGCGGCTTAACCGGGATCTGTTACTCGGGCTGTTCAACTTTGAGGGACATATGGCGATCTATCCTCCCGGTACACGCTATCGGCGGCACAAAGATCAGTTTCGCGGTATGGGCACCCGGCGGGTCAGCTGTATCCTGTACCTGAACCCGGACTGGCGAATCAGTGACGGCGGCGCCCTGCGGCTCTATCTGGATAACGACAGTCCGGACAATTACCGCGATATCTACCCCTATGCCGGCCGCCTGGTCAGCTTTTTAAGCGAGCGTTTCTATCATGAAGTGCTGCCCGCCAGTCGCGAACGCTACAGCATCACCGGCTGGTATCGTCAACGGGACGACATGCTGGCAGGCTAA
- a CDS encoding cold-shock protein, with protein MATGKVKWFNDRKGYGFIAQDNGEGDVFVHFRAIQGSGFKSLAEGQSVSFDVEDGPKGPQATNVVPQ; from the coding sequence ATGGCTACAGGTAAAGTAAAGTGGTTCAATGATCGCAAGGGCTATGGCTTCATCGCCCAGGATAACGGCGAAGGCGATGTCTTCGTTCATTTTCGGGCTATCCAGGGCAGCGGCTTCAAGAGCCTGGCCGAAGGTCAAAGTGTCAGCTTTGATGTTGAGGACGGTCCCAAAGGCCCCCAGGCAACCAATGTCGTACCCCAGTAA
- a CDS encoding efflux RND transporter permease subunit yields the protein MKFTDIFIHRPVLATVVSLLILLIGLRSLGILEVRQYPEMKNTVVTITTVYPGASSELVKGFVTTPLQQAVAEANGIDYITSTSAQGQSTIEVYMELDYDPNAAVSEIQAKVASKRNVLPADVEDPVIDSSTGDSTALMYVAFFSDTLPRSHITDYVLRVTQPQIQALAGVAKARLFGEQFAMRIWLDPDRMAAQGVSAEQVAEVLRANNYLAGIGSTKGKYVAMNLTATTDVSEPEDFRQLVVRSENGALVRLQDIARTELGAENYNSTAWYKGIPAAFIAVEPAPGANPIDVADRVNNLIPEIRKQLPEGIQVKIPYDASQFIKNSIKEVYKTIAEAVLIVLVVIYLTLGSFRAAIIPAVAVPLSLIGAAFVMLALGYSLNLLTLLSMVLAIGLVVDDAIIVVENIHRHIEEGEKKLDAALKGARELAVPIIAMTTTLLAVYAPIGFQTGLTGTLFTEFAFTLSGAVLISGVIALTLSPVLSAAVLKPHGSEGKFEQQVERFFNWLSHHYHRLLNSSLDTVWVSVLVGAVIFASNIFMFIESKHELAPTEDQSILFFNGTGPRTATLDYHKAYSNQIQRIFETFPEYTDSFFILGRTQDTVFGGFKMAPQDQRERSQMQIKPQLNAQLNQVAGYQIGVFPRPSIPGASRGLPVQFVLTSDRSYEEMVNLANEIIGRGMQSGNFLFLMKSIELDRPTVSIQIDRDRAADLGISMRDIGRNLGTLLGGGYVNRFSMDGRSYRVIPQVEREFRLDTDMLKDYYLSTASGEQVPLSSVASLERTVEPSSRTQFQQLNSLVIQGNLAPGVTMGQALDFLESQASELLPQGFDYNYLGESRQYAAEGGSLMLTFFLAMLVIYLVLAAQFESWRDPLIILVSVPVSTAGALVFIMLGVADASMNIYTWVGLITLIGVVAKNGILIVEFANKLQIKEGLSRRKAVEQAATVRLRPIIMTSIALIVAMVPLLIATGPGAVSRSHIGMTVAAGLGIGTLFTLFILPAVYMLLARDHSAHNKTR from the coding sequence ATGAAGTTCACCGATATTTTTATTCACCGTCCGGTTCTGGCGACGGTCGTCAGCCTGCTGATTCTGCTGATCGGGTTACGCTCGCTCGGCATACTGGAAGTACGCCAGTATCCGGAAATGAAAAATACCGTGGTAACCATTACTACGGTCTATCCCGGCGCCAGTTCCGAGCTGGTCAAGGGCTTTGTCACCACGCCCCTGCAACAGGCCGTGGCCGAAGCCAATGGCATCGACTACATCACTTCGACCAGCGCCCAGGGACAATCAACCATCGAAGTCTATATGGAACTGGACTACGACCCCAATGCAGCCGTGTCGGAAATCCAGGCCAAGGTGGCCAGCAAGCGCAATGTGCTGCCGGCCGATGTGGAGGATCCGGTCATCGATTCGAGTACCGGAGATTCCACGGCGCTGATGTATGTCGCTTTCTTCAGCGATACGCTGCCCCGCTCGCATATCACCGATTACGTGCTGCGGGTCACCCAGCCGCAGATCCAGGCACTGGCCGGGGTTGCCAAGGCGCGCCTGTTCGGCGAGCAGTTCGCCATGCGCATCTGGCTGGATCCCGATCGCATGGCCGCCCAGGGCGTCAGTGCCGAACAGGTTGCCGAAGTGCTGCGTGCCAACAACTACCTGGCCGGGATCGGCTCCACCAAGGGCAAGTACGTGGCCATGAACCTGACCGCCACCACCGATGTCAGCGAACCCGAGGATTTTCGCCAGCTGGTGGTGCGCAGTGAAAATGGGGCGCTGGTGCGCCTGCAGGACATCGCTCGCACCGAACTGGGCGCGGAGAATTACAACTCGACTGCCTGGTACAAGGGGATTCCGGCCGCCTTCATCGCCGTGGAACCGGCCCCCGGCGCCAATCCGATCGATGTCGCCGATCGGGTCAACAACCTGATCCCCGAAATCCGTAAACAGCTACCGGAGGGGATCCAGGTCAAGATTCCCTATGACGCCAGCCAGTTCATCAAGAACTCCATCAAGGAGGTCTACAAGACCATCGCCGAGGCCGTGCTGATCGTACTGGTGGTCATCTACCTGACGCTGGGCTCGTTCCGCGCCGCGATCATTCCCGCGGTGGCCGTGCCCCTGTCCCTGATCGGCGCCGCCTTTGTCATGCTGGCGCTGGGTTATTCGCTGAACCTGCTGACCCTGCTGTCGATGGTGCTGGCCATCGGCCTGGTGGTGGATGACGCCATCATCGTGGTGGAAAACATTCACCGTCACATCGAGGAGGGCGAGAAGAAGCTCGACGCCGCGCTCAAGGGCGCCCGGGAACTGGCGGTGCCGATCATCGCCATGACCACCACCTTGCTGGCGGTGTATGCGCCAATCGGTTTCCAGACGGGACTGACCGGCACGCTGTTTACCGAGTTCGCCTTTACCCTCAGCGGCGCGGTACTGATTTCCGGGGTCATTGCCCTGACCCTCTCACCGGTTTTATCGGCCGCGGTTCTCAAGCCGCACGGTAGTGAGGGCAAGTTCGAACAACAGGTGGAGAGATTCTTCAACTGGCTGTCCCACCACTATCACCGGCTATTGAACAGTTCGCTGGATACGGTCTGGGTTTCTGTTCTGGTCGGGGCCGTCATCTTCGCCTCGAATATCTTCATGTTTATCGAAAGCAAGCATGAGCTGGCGCCCACCGAAGACCAGAGTATCCTGTTTTTCAACGGCACCGGCCCGCGTACCGCCACGCTGGATTACCACAAGGCCTATTCGAACCAGATCCAGAGGATCTTCGAAACCTTCCCCGAATACACCGACAGCTTCTTTATTCTCGGCCGCACGCAGGACACGGTGTTCGGTGGCTTCAAGATGGCACCGCAGGATCAGCGTGAGCGCTCGCAAATGCAAATCAAGCCGCAACTCAATGCACAACTGAACCAGGTCGCTGGCTATCAGATCGGGGTCTTTCCCCGGCCCAGTATCCCCGGCGCCAGTCGCGGCCTGCCGGTCCAGTTTGTGCTGACCTCCGACCGGAGTTATGAAGAGATGGTCAATCTGGCCAACGAGATCATCGGCCGGGGCATGCAAAGCGGCAATTTCCTGTTTCTGATGAAGTCCATCGAGCTGGACCGGCCCACGGTCAGCATACAGATCGATCGCGACCGCGCTGCCGATCTGGGGATCAGCATGCGCGATATCGGCCGCAATCTCGGCACCCTGCTGGGCGGCGGCTATGTCAACCGCTTCAGCATGGATGGTCGCAGTTACCGGGTTATTCCGCAGGTGGAACGGGAATTCCGTCTGGATACCGACATGTTGAAGGATTATTACCTGTCGACCGCCAGCGGTGAGCAGGTTCCCCTGTCGAGCGTCGCCAGCCTCGAGCGCACGGTCGAGCCCTCGAGCCGTACCCAGTTCCAGCAACTCAATTCACTGGTTATTCAGGGCAACCTGGCCCCGGGCGTCACCATGGGGCAGGCCCTGGACTTTCTCGAATCCCAGGCCAGCGAACTGCTGCCCCAGGGCTTTGATTACAACTATCTGGGCGAGTCGCGCCAGTACGCCGCGGAAGGCGGCAGCCTGATGCTGACCTTCTTCCTGGCAATGCTGGTCATCTACCTGGTACTCGCCGCCCAGTTCGAAAGCTGGCGCGATCCGCTTATCATTCTGGTCTCCGTACCCGTCTCCACCGCCGGCGCACTGGTCTTCATCATGCTCGGCGTCGCCGACGCCTCGATGAATATTTACACCTGGGTCGGATTGATCACCCTGATTGGCGTGGTGGCCAAAAACGGCATTCTGATCGTCGAGTTCGCCAACAAGCTGCAGATCAAAGAGGGGCTGAGTCGGCGCAAGGCGGTGGAACAGGCCGCGACTGTCCGCCTGCGTCCCATTATCATGACCTCTATCGCACTGATCGTCGCCATGGTGCCCCTGCTGATCGCCACCGGCCCGGGCGCGGTCAGTCGCAGTCACATCGGCATGACCGTGGCCGCCGGGCTGGGGATTGGCACCCTGTTTACGTTGTTCATCCTGCCCGCCGTTTACATGCTGCTGGCACGGGATCACTCGGCGCATAACAAGACGCGCTAA
- a CDS encoding carbamate kinase (reversible synthesis of carbamate and ATP from carbamoyl phosphate and ADP), with protein sequence MKLLVAIGGNALVSTDNESDGQIDQAKIEAVAASLVALEEEHSLIITHGNGPQVGWLAMQEIEANMSLDLLDAQSEGLIGYRLAQAMDNCRQSERSLSLLTRVMVDADDPAFSHPVKPVGPVLDESRAQRLASQQGWQFAEVAGGRRRVVASPQPVRVIESAAISQLMNKGYSVICAGGGGIPVLEQQGQYRGISAVIDKDYTSALLASELQLDALLLLTNVEALYDNWEQPAARAVRLAGCDSLRKLGLQEGSMGPKVEAACRFVRAGGAFAGIGRLTEAQAILEERRGTRIVADNVAIKWW encoded by the coding sequence ATGAAATTACTGGTGGCCATTGGCGGCAACGCGCTGGTCAGTACGGATAATGAAAGCGACGGGCAGATCGATCAGGCAAAGATCGAGGCGGTCGCCGCAAGTCTGGTCGCGTTGGAGGAAGAACATTCACTGATCATCACGCATGGCAACGGACCGCAGGTGGGCTGGCTGGCCATGCAGGAGATCGAGGCCAACATGTCGCTGGATTTGCTCGATGCCCAGAGCGAAGGGCTGATCGGTTATCGTCTGGCGCAGGCCATGGACAATTGTCGCCAGAGCGAGCGCAGTCTCAGTTTATTGACCCGGGTAATGGTGGATGCCGATGACCCGGCGTTCAGCCATCCTGTCAAACCGGTCGGCCCGGTGCTGGATGAGTCGCGCGCACAACGGCTGGCCAGTCAGCAGGGCTGGCAATTCGCCGAGGTAGCCGGCGGCCGGCGCCGCGTAGTGGCCTCCCCTCAGCCGGTAAGAGTCATCGAAAGTGCCGCGATCAGTCAATTGATGAACAAGGGGTACAGCGTGATTTGCGCCGGCGGCGGGGGGATTCCGGTTTTGGAACAGCAGGGGCAGTATCGGGGCATCAGCGCCGTGATTGACAAGGATTACACCAGTGCCTTGCTGGCCAGCGAATTGCAACTGGATGCCCTGTTGTTACTGACCAACGTCGAGGCGTTGTATGACAACTGGGAACAGCCTGCTGCACGAGCAGTGCGCCTGGCCGGTTGCGACAGTCTGCGGAAGCTGGGGCTCCAGGAAGGGTCCATGGGGCCGAAGGTGGAAGCCGCCTGTCGTTTCGTTCGCGCTGGCGGCGCATTCGCCGGTATTGGTCGCCTGACCGAGGCTCAGGCCATTCTCGAAGAGCGACGCGGCACCCGAATTGTTGCTGATAATGTGGCTATAAAGTGGTGGTGA
- a CDS encoding dodecin: MSDNVYKIIELVGSSSKSSDDAIQNAITRAGNSLHNLDWFEVVETRGHIVEGKIGHYQVKLKVGFRLD; the protein is encoded by the coding sequence ATGTCGGATAATGTTTACAAAATCATCGAACTGGTCGGCTCATCCAGCAAGAGCAGTGACGATGCCATACAAAATGCAATCACCAGGGCCGGCAACAGCCTGCATAACCTGGACTGGTTTGAAGTTGTGGAAACCCGGGGCCATATCGTGGAGGGTAAGATTGGGCATTATCAGGTCAAGCTGAAGGTGGGATTCAGACTGGATTAA
- a CDS encoding alpha/beta hydrolase: MSTWLLALAGGYLLLVVVVYFYQPHLLFLPGLPSRELARTPADIDLAYETVQLQTDDGVRLHGWWVGHPQPRGTILFFHGNAGNISHRLQTLRLFHELGYRSLIIDYRGYGQSGGKPSEAGLYADAEAAWHYLRQDRQLSSGEIVLSGRSLGAAVALYLAEQHRPRALIMESAFTSIPDMAAVHYGWLPVRWLSRYQFDNRQRIVSLDCPVLFVHATEDAIAPYEQGRELYQLASQPKQWLALNGGHNDAQLNDYQTYTRGLQAFLARH; the protein is encoded by the coding sequence ATGAGCACGTGGCTGCTGGCCCTGGCCGGCGGCTATCTGCTGCTGGTGGTCGTGGTCTATTTCTACCAGCCACACCTGTTGTTTTTACCCGGGCTGCCCTCGCGCGAGCTGGCGCGCACGCCGGCGGACATCGATCTGGCCTACGAGACAGTTCAGCTGCAAACCGATGATGGCGTACGTCTGCACGGCTGGTGGGTGGGCCATCCCCAACCGCGCGGGACGATCCTGTTTTTTCACGGCAATGCCGGCAATATCAGTCACCGGCTGCAGACGCTGCGCCTGTTCCACGAGCTGGGCTACCGCAGCCTGATCATCGATTATCGCGGTTACGGGCAAAGCGGGGGCAAACCCTCGGAGGCGGGCCTGTATGCCGACGCCGAAGCAGCCTGGCACTATCTGCGCCAGGACCGCCAGTTATCGTCCGGGGAGATTGTCCTCAGCGGCCGCTCGCTGGGTGCCGCCGTGGCGTTGTATCTGGCCGAACAACACCGCCCTCGCGCCCTGATAATGGAATCGGCCTTTACCTCCATCCCCGACATGGCTGCCGTGCATTACGGCTGGTTACCGGTGCGCTGGTTAAGTCGCTATCAATTTGATAACCGCCAGCGCATCGTCAGTCTGGACTGCCCGGTGCTGTTCGTACACGCCACGGAGGATGCGATCGCCCCGTATGAACAGGGCCGAGAACTGTATCAGCTCGCCTCGCAACCCAAACAGTGGCTGGCCCTCAATGGCGGCCACAACGATGCCCAGCTGAACGATTATCAGACCTACACCCGCGGACTGCAGGCGTTTCTGGCCCGCCACTGA
- a CDS encoding RNA-binding protein gives MKTLFVTNLTPDTQEGDVQQLFGEFGTVRGIKIAMDVFSGNCRGHATVDMEGHEARAAMAGLNGRDYKGNSLRVSEERKRFNKGKGRGRR, from the coding sequence ATGAAAACCCTATTCGTCACCAATTTAACCCCCGACACGCAGGAAGGCGATGTACAGCAGCTGTTCGGCGAGTTCGGTACCGTCAGGGGGATTAAAATAGCCATGGATGTGTTCAGCGGCAATTGCCGCGGACACGCCACGGTGGACATGGAAGGCCACGAGGCCCGGGCCGCGATGGCCGGGCTGAATGGACGTGATTACAAGGGCAATTCACTGCGGGTCAGTGAAGAACGTAAACGTTTTAATAAAGGCAAGGGGCGCGGTCGCCGTTAG
- a CDS encoding EAL domain-containing protein: MQLCLQPIVDVSQRRVVSYEALVRGSEGEPAPWVLDQVNDSNRYRFDQTCRVKAVKLASELGLKVNLNINFFPNAVYQPEVCIQTTLEAANTYNFPTDQIVFEITEGEQVEDHQHLIDIVNECHRLGFSMAIDDFGAGYSGLNLLAEYQPDIIKLDRQIISDIQRQLPKQAIVEGIVHTCSKLGVELVAEGVEELEEIRWLRNAGIRLFQGFWFARLAFRELVAIDPSKFDQL, from the coding sequence ATTCAGCTTTGCCTTCAACCGATTGTCGATGTATCGCAGCGTCGGGTTGTTTCTTACGAGGCCCTGGTCCGGGGTTCGGAGGGCGAGCCGGCTCCCTGGGTGCTGGATCAGGTGAACGACAGCAACCGTTATCGTTTCGATCAGACCTGCCGGGTCAAGGCCGTCAAGCTGGCCAGTGAGCTGGGACTGAAGGTCAATCTGAATATCAATTTCTTTCCCAACGCGGTCTATCAACCGGAAGTCTGTATCCAAACGACGCTGGAGGCGGCGAATACCTACAACTTCCCCACGGATCAGATTGTGTTCGAGATTACGGAGGGGGAGCAGGTCGAGGACCACCAGCATTTGATCGATATCGTCAACGAATGCCATCGGCTGGGTTTCAGTATGGCGATCGATGACTTCGGGGCCGGCTATTCCGGGCTGAACCTGCTGGCCGAATACCAGCCGGATATCATCAAGCTGGATCGCCAGATCATTTCCGATATCCAGCGGCAGCTCCCCAAGCAGGCGATTGTCGAAGGTATCGTGCATACCTGCAGTAAGCTGGGGGTTGAACTGGTGGCCGAAGGGGTCGAAGAGCTCGAGGAGATTCGCTGGCTGCGCAATGCCGGTATCCGGTTGTTCCAGGGCTTCTGGTTTGCCCGTCTCGCCTTTCGCGAACTGGTTGCCATCGATCCGTCGAAGTTCGATCAGCTCTAG
- a CDS encoding heme-binding protein yields the protein MKLNIKPLFATLLGLSLLSPAAVQAEKMTIDIKRLKMHTALKIAEAAIEQCRKEGVQIAVTVVDRGGHIQAVLRDDLAMDITIPISKQKAHTAMAFNSPLSQMEGRFEGAYSVPKIDGLVISAGGIPINVGGSIMGGIGVSGAPSGEIDEKCAKAGLAAVEMDLQMEGM from the coding sequence ATGAAACTGAACATCAAACCCCTGTTTGCCACCCTGCTGGGGCTGTCCCTGCTCAGCCCGGCCGCCGTACAGGCCGAAAAGATGACCATCGATATCAAGCGCCTGAAGATGCACACCGCGCTGAAGATCGCCGAGGCGGCCATCGAACAGTGCCGCAAGGAAGGGGTGCAGATCGCCGTCACCGTGGTGGATCGCGGCGGCCACATCCAGGCCGTGCTGCGCGATGATCTGGCCATGGACATCACCATTCCCATCAGCAAGCAAAAAGCGCACACGGCGATGGCCTTCAACAGCCCGCTGTCCCAGATGGAAGGCCGCTTCGAAGGCGCTTATTCGGTGCCCAAGATTGATGGCCTGGTGATCAGTGCCGGCGGGATCCCGATCAACGTCGGCGGCAGCATCATGGGCGGTATCGGCGTCAGCGGCGCCCCTTCCGGCGAGATCGATGAAAAATGTGCCAAAGCCGGCCTGGCTGCCGTTGAAATGGATCTGCAAATGGAAGGCATGTAA
- a CDS encoding DEAD/DEAH box helicase, whose product MSFSNLGLNAELLSAIADQGYSAPTDIQTRAIPTILAGHDILAGAQTGTGKTAAFTLPLLQRLSAAKPASRHIRVLMVAPTRELAQQVADSVRTYGRHLPLRSTVVYGGMPIGKQIKQLNEGVDLLIATPGRLLDLVNRRSVDLSHVESVVLDEADRMLDMGFLPAIEQIFKLIPAERQTLLLSATFSDAIKKMSARFLNKPEYIQVAEANSAALNIDQSFYWVDSPRKRELLSHMIDGGDWQQLLVFTRTKRGADRLAKQLQADGVTATAIHGDKTQNARTRALRDFKHNKVTALIATDVAARGLDIDHLPLVINFELPDNPEDYLHRIGRTGRGGKSGTAISLVGSDERGRVSSIQRLLKTKIPGKTMTGFEPAGGVREIRDEARPRGKQPMGAKRGAPAQPNRNKRRSSGRAQNRYT is encoded by the coding sequence ATGTCTTTTTCCAATCTCGGTCTCAATGCCGAGCTGTTGTCTGCTATTGCGGATCAGGGCTATAGCGCTCCGACCGATATTCAAACCCGTGCGATTCCGACGATCCTGGCCGGCCACGACATTCTTGCCGGCGCCCAGACAGGTACCGGTAAAACGGCGGCCTTTACCCTGCCCCTGTTGCAACGCCTGAGCGCGGCGAAACCGGCTTCCCGGCACATCCGTGTGCTGATGGTGGCCCCGACCCGTGAACTGGCCCAGCAGGTGGCCGATAGCGTGCGGACCTACGGCCGGCATCTGCCGCTGCGCAGTACCGTGGTTTACGGTGGCATGCCCATCGGTAAACAGATCAAGCAGTTGAACGAGGGCGTGGATCTGCTGATCGCCACGCCCGGGCGTTTGCTGGATCTGGTCAATCGTCGTTCCGTGGATCTCTCCCACGTGGAGTCAGTGGTACTCGATGAGGCCGATCGCATGCTGGACATGGGCTTTTTGCCCGCAATCGAGCAGATTTTCAAGCTGATCCCGGCCGAACGCCAGACCCTGTTACTGTCAGCCACGTTCTCCGATGCGATCAAGAAAATGTCCGCCCGTTTTCTCAATAAGCCGGAATATATCCAGGTGGCCGAAGCCAACAGTGCCGCACTGAATATCGACCAGTCCTTCTATTGGGTGGACAGCCCGCGCAAACGCGAGCTGCTCTCGCATATGATCGACGGCGGTGACTGGCAGCAGCTGCTGGTTTTCACCCGCACCAAGCGCGGCGCGGATCGGTTGGCCAAGCAACTGCAGGCCGATGGCGTGACCGCCACCGCGATTCACGGCGACAAGACCCAGAATGCCCGCACCCGGGCGCTGCGTGATTTCAAACATAACAAGGTGACCGCGCTGATTGCCACCGATGTGGCGGCACGGGGCCTGGATATCGATCATCTGCCGCTGGTGATTAATTTCGAGTTACCCGATAACCCGGAAGATTACCTGCATCGCATCGGGCGTACTGGTCGCGGTGGCAAATCGGGGACGGCTATCTCCCTGGTCGGCTCCGATGAACGTGGACGAGTGTCTTCTATCCAGCGCCTGCTCAAGACCAAGATTCCGGGCAAGACCATGACCGGTTTTGAACCGGCCGGTGGCGTGCGCGAAATCCGCGATGAGGCACGCCCGCGCGGCAAACAGCCGATGGGTGCCAAACGGGGTGCTCCGGCCCAGCCGAACCGTAACAAACGTCGTTCCAGCGGCAGGGCGCAGAATCGTTACACCTGA